A stretch of Henckelia pumila isolate YLH828 chromosome 4, ASM3356847v2, whole genome shotgun sequence DNA encodes these proteins:
- the LOC140866749 gene encoding uncharacterized protein — MQVSQTITSLISMAITRLFSVLFFVLLCFAVCSAGRILLEPYGYGGNAGGGGYGGGGGSGGGYGGGGVEHGYESGGGGGAGKGYGYGGVGGYGGGGGGGSGGGSGYAAGGEHGAGYGSGGGEGGGGGYGAGGVHGGGGGGGGGGGGGGGAGDGGAHGGGYGGGEGGGSGGGYAAGGGYGPYGGGGGHGGGGGSGYAGGATGNGYGTGSGAGGGGGYAGGYAGGEHGGGYGGSEGGGHGGYVP; from the coding sequence ATGCAGGTCTCACAAACCATAACAAGTTTGATTAGCATGGCTATAACCCGACTTTTTAGTGTGTTATTCTTTGTTTTATTGTGCTTTGCGGTATGTTCTGCTGGCAGGATTCTCCTAGAGCCTTATGGCTATGGTGGTAATGCAGGTGGTGGAGGATATGGCGGCGGCGGAGGTTCGGGTGGAGGGTATGGTGGAGGTGGCGTTGAGCATGGTTATGAgagtggtggtggtggtggtgcgGGAAAAGGTTATGGTTATGGTGGTGTTGGAGGGTATGGAGGTGGTGGTGGAGGTGGCAGTGGTGGTGGCTCTGGTTATGCTGCTGGGGGAGAACATGGGGCTGGGTATGGAAGTGGAGGTGGTGAGGGAGGGGGTGGAGGGTATGGAGCTGGAGGAGTACATGGCGGCGGAGGAGGCGGCGGTGGTGGTGGAGGAGGTGGAGGTGGTGCTGGTGATGGCGGGGCACATGGTGGTGGGTATGGTGGAGGTGAAGGAGGAGGTAGTGGAGGTGGCTATGCTGCCGGTGGAGGGTATGGGCCATATGGTGGTGGGGGAGGTCATGGTGGTGGTGGCGGCAGCGGCTATGCTGGTGGTGCTACAGGCAATGGATATGGTACTGGTAGTGGCGCTGGAGGCGGCGGAGGGTACGCTGGTGGTTATGCAGGGGGTGAACACGGCGGCGGATATGGAGGCAGCGAAGGGGGCGGCCACGGTGGTTATGTCCCTTAG
- the LOC140863476 gene encoding uncharacterized protein: MERTEPTLVPEWLRNTGNVAGGGAFVHHSDVSSSLNSIRGKPFRSNSEKGRPDFVDRNVSFNSRRSSSSNGSGKHPYSSFTRSRRDKNCDREKEKFLSMDIWDHDSLASILTSRVDNSALKRSHSLVSRKAGEVLPHGADDSRNGINHYGVHYTGRYSRGIQKNTFEKDFPSLGTEEKHDVPGSRKILSTGLCSAFQNLPIGNSGFLGGEKWTSALAEVPASLTSNGMDHSTPQQSMGTLVPSASGASSTASLNMAEALSQSPARVNVSQLPDKSQRLEELAIKQSRQLIPMTPSMPKLLVPSSADKLKQPKVKSDSLSTPHVGKYMVLKSGRDGVVSSGTKDASSPCDLNCRTANGQVAISPSAPTATLSRNSSAVSVLENKTATLSLGSRSIVDKRLSQSMAKSRSEFFNLMRRKTSITAPAILSDSSTVVSPSSAETSGEIFQEGHTLICPGVFENDGSVICNGDGHDLPGKSIHFSGVGEKNMSGDGTIFPDEEEAAFLRSLGWEENGGEDEGLTEEEINSFYQEYMNRRPSSKACMSSMLTEFHRPTVGIAGSDSNSKSESEA; encoded by the exons ATGGAAAGAACTGAACCTACATTAGTTCCTGAATGGCTGAGAAATACTGGAAATGTTGCTGGAGGTGGTGCCTTCGTCCACCACTCAG atgtttcttcttctttgaaCTCCATTCGAGGTAAGCCTTTTAGGAGCAACAGCGAGAAGGGTAGGCCAGATTTTGTGGATAGAAATGTTTCGTTCAATTCTAGACGTAGTTCAAGTAGCAATGGTTCTGGGAAACATCCATACAGTAGTTTCACAAGGAGTCGCCGTGATAAGAACTGtgacagagaaaaagagaaattTCTTTCCATGGATATCTGGGATCACGATTCCTTAGCAAGTATATTAACCAGTAGAGTCGATAATAGTGCCTTGAAGCGATCGCATTCATTAGTTTCAAGAAAAGCTGGTGAAGTGTTACCTCACGGAGCAGACGATTCAAGAAACGGTATTAACCATTATGGTGTGCATTATACGGGCAGATATTCTCGTGGCATTCAGAAGAATACATTTGAAAAGGATTTTCCATCTCTCGGGACTGAGGAGAAGCATGACGTGCCTGGAAGTAGGAAAATTTTGTCTACTGGATTATGTTCTGCTTTTCAAAATTTGCCCATCGGCAATTCGGGGTTTCTTGGTGGTGAGAAATGGACTTCTGCTTTAGCGGAAGTGCCAGCCAGTCTTACCAGCAATGGCATGGATCACTCAACTCCTCAACAGAGCATGGGAACACTTGTGCCTTCAGCATCAGGAGCTTCTAGCACTGCTTCTCTTAACATGGCTGAGGCATTGTCCCAGTCTCCTGCACGAGTTAATGTCTCTCAG CTACCTGATAAGAGCCAAAGGCTTGAGGAATTGGCCATCAAGCAGTCTAGACAATTGATCCCTATGACACCTTCAATGCCAAAACTGTTG GTTCCTAGTTCTGCGGATAAATTAAAACAACCAAAG GTCAAATCTGATTCTTTAAGCACACCTCATGTTGGAAAGTACATGGTTCTCAAATCAGGACGTGATGGTGTTGTCAGCAGTGGGACAAAGGATGCATCTAGTCCTTGTGATTTGAATTGCAGGACAGCTAACGGGCAGGTTGCTATATCTCCATCTGCCCCAACTGCAACACTGAGTCGAAACAGTTCTGCGGTTTCGGTGCTTGAAAACAAGACTGCCACATTATCGCTTGGTTCTAGATCTATTGTGGACAAGAGACTGTCCCAATCAATGGCCAAAAGCAGAAGTGAATTTTTTAATCTCATGAGGAGAAAAACCTCTATTACTGCTCCAGCCATCCTATCAGATTCAAGTACGGTTGTTTCGCCTTCGAGTGCAGAGACATCTGGTGAGATATTTCAGGAAGGTCACACATTAATATGTCCTGGTGTATTTGAGAATGATGGTTCTGTAATTTGCAATGGTGATGGGCACGACCTTCCTGGGAAGAGTATCCATTTTTCTGGTGTTGGAGAGAAGAACATGTCAGGTGATGGAACAATTTTTCCAgatgaagaagaggcagcattCCTTCGTTCACTTGGTTGGGAGGAAAATGGTGGAGAAGATGAAGGCCTCACGGAGGAAGAGATCAATTCTTTTTATCAGGAG TACATGAATAGAAGACCATCTTCCAAAGCGTGCATGAGTTCTATGCTGACAGAATTTCACCGTCCGACGGTAGGCATTGCTGGTTCTGACTCAAACTCCAAATCTGAGTCTGAAGCTTGA